The following are encoded together in the Rhinopithecus roxellana isolate Shanxi Qingling chromosome 5, ASM756505v1, whole genome shotgun sequence genome:
- the PGBD4 gene encoding piggyBac transposable element-derived protein 4: MSNPRKRSIPMRDGNTGLEQLLAEDSFDESDFSEIDDSDTFSDSALEDDKIRPLSHLESDGKSPTSSDSGRSMKWSARAMIPRQRYDFTGTPGRKVDVSDITDPLQYFELFFTEELVSKITRETNAQAALLASKPPGPKGFSRMDKWKDTDNDELKVFFAVMLLQGIVQKPELEMFWSTRPLLDTPYLRQIMTGERFLLLFRCLHFVNNSSISAGQSKAHISLQKIKPVFDFLVNKFSTVYTPNRNIAVDESLMLFKGPLAMKQYVPTKRVRFGLKLYVLCESQSGYVWNALVHTGPGMNLKDSADGLKSSRIVLTLVNDLLGQGYCVFLDNFNISPMLFRELHQNRTDAVGTARLNRKQIPNDLKKRIAKGTTVARFCGELMALKWCDGKEVTMLSTFHNDTVIEVNNRNGKKTKKPRVIVDYNENMGAVDSADQMLTSYPSERKRHKVWYKKFFHHLLHITVLNSYILFKKDNPEHAMSHINFRLALIERMLEKHHKPGQQHLRGRPCSDDVTPLRLSGRHFPKSIPPTSGKQNPTGRCKICCSQYDKDGKKIRKETRYFCAECDVPLCVVPCFEIYHTKKNY; encoded by the coding sequence atgtcaaatcctagaaaacgtAGCATTCCTATGCGTGATGGTAATACCGGTCTCGAACAGTTGCTGGCcgaagattcatttgatgaatctgatttttcGGAAATAGACGATTCCGATACTTTTTCGGATAGTGCTTTAGAAGACGATAAGATCAGGCCTCTGTCCCATTTAGAATCTGATGGAAAGAGCCCTACATCATCTGACTCAGGGCGCTCTATGAAATGGTCAGCCCGTGCTATGATTCCACGTCAAAGGTATGACTTTACCGGCACACCTGGCAGAAAAGTCGATGTCAGTGATATCACTGACCCATTGCAGTATTTTGAACTGTTCTTTACTGAGGAATTAGTTTCAAAAATTACTAGAGAAACAAATGCCCAAGCTGCCTTGTTGGCTTCAAAGCCACCGGGTCCGAAAGGATTTTCGCGAATGGATAAATGGAAAGACACTGACAATGACGAGCTCAAAGTCTTTTTTGCAGTAATGTTACTGCAAGGTATTGTGCAGAAACCTGAGCTGGAGATGTTTTGGTCAACAAGGCCTCTTTTGGATACACCTTATCTCAGGCAAATTATGACTGGTGaaagatttttacttttgtttcggTGCCTGCATTTTGTCAACAATTCTTCTATATCTGCTGGTCAATCAAAGGCCCATATTTCATTGCAGAAGATCAAACCTGTGTTCGACTTTCTTGTAAATAAATTTTCAACTGTATATACTCCAAACAGAAACATTGCAGTTGATGAATCACTGATGCTGTTCAAGGGGCCGTTAGCTATGAAGCAGTACGTCCCGACAAAACGAGTACGATTTGGTCTGAAGCTATATGTACTTTGTGAAAGTCAATCTGGTTACGTGTGGAATGCGCTTGTTCACACAGGGCCTGGTATGAATTTGAAAGATTCAGCCGATGGCCTGAAATCATCGCGCATTGTTCTTACCTTGGTCAATGACCTTCTTGGCCAAGGGTATTGTGTCTTCCTCGATAACTTTAATATATCTCCCATGCTTTTCAGAGAATTACATCAAAATAGGACTGATGCAGTTGGGACAGCTCGTCTGAACAGAAAACAGATTCCAAATGATCTGAAAAAAAGGATTGCAAAGGGGACGACTGTAGCCAGATTCTGTGGTGAACTGATGGCACTGAAATGGTGTGACGGGAAGGAGGTGACAATGTTGTCAACATTCCACAACGATACTGTGATTgaagtaaacaacagaaatggaaagaaaactaaaaagccACGTGTCATTGTGGATTATAACGAGAATATGGGAGCGGTGGACTCGGCTGATCAGATGCTTACTTCTTATCCATCTGAGCGCAAAAGACACAAGGTTTGGTATAAGAAATTCTTTCACCACCTTCTACACATTACAGTGCTGAACTCCTACATCCTCTTCAAGAAGGACAATCCTGAGCACGCTATGAGCCATATAAACTTCAGACTGGCATTGATTGAAAGAATGCTGGAAAAGCATCACAAGCCAGGGCAGCAACATCTTCGAGGTCGTCCGTGCTCTGATGATGTCACACCTCTTCGTCTGTCTGGAAGACACTTCCCCAAGAGCATACCACCAACGTCAGGGAAACAGAATCCAACTGGTCGCTGCAAAATTTGCTGCTCCCAATATGACAAGGATGGCAAAAAGATCCGGAAAGAAACGCGCTATTTTTGTGCTGAATGTGATGTTCCGCTCTGTGTTGTTCCGTGCTTTGAAATTTACCACacgaaaaaaaattattaa